One window of Scylla paramamosain isolate STU-SP2022 chromosome 47, ASM3559412v1, whole genome shotgun sequence genomic DNA carries:
- the LOC135094828 gene encoding sperm-specific protein PHI-2B-like, whose product MSEDDSRGEEVKKGEEEEEDTDSGEKTEKEEPAKEGEEAQEEEEKSDEPQPPKKRGRKTGSGASPAKKAKKEKEKGAEGATKKKRKPVKKHPKTMDMVVEAIDRLGEKRGSSVQAIKAYIVQNFKTVRMDMIKSMLRRSLTMGLQQGIVARPKAQADTQVMNGRYLLGKAAKMEDEDEVMPQQSKRAQEAKKSAKKLKKKAGRKPKKSPKKPVARKVSQAKAKRPIKKARRGRK is encoded by the exons ATGTCTGAGGACGACTCGAGAGgcgaggaggtgaagaagggggaggaggaggaggaagacacagaCTCCGGGGAGAAGACGGAGAAAGAGGAGCCAgccaaggaaggggaggaagcgcaggaagaagaggagaaatccGACGAGCCACAGCCACCCAAGAAGAGGGGCAGGAAGACAGGGTCTGGTGCCTCGCCCGCTAAAAAagccaagaaagaaaaggagaaag GAGCAGAGGGGGCCACCAAGAAGAAACGTAAGCCAGTCAAGAAACACCCTAAGACAATGGACATGGTTGTGGAGGCAATCGACAGGCTGGGAGAGAAGCGAGGTTCCTCCGTCCAGGCCATCAAAGCGTACATCGTACAGAACTTCAAGACGGTGCGAATGGACATGATCAAGTCAATGCTGCGCCGCTCCCTCACTATGGGCCTCCAGCAGGGCATTGTGGCAAGACCCAAGGCACAGGCTGACACTCAG GTGATGAATGGCAGGTACCTCCTTGGGAAGGCAGCCAAgatggaggatgaggatgaggtgaTGCCACAGCAGTCCAAGCGTGCACAGGAAGCCAAGAAGTCTGCCAAGAAGCTCAAgaaaaaggcaggaaggaagccCAAGAAATCCCCCAAGAAACCCGTTGCCCGCAAGGTGTCCCAGGCCAAGGCTAAGAGGCCCATCAAGAAGGCTCGGCGCGGCAGAAAGTGA
- the LOC135094827 gene encoding cell division cycle protein 27 homolog, which translates to MLVQEPLQAAVWHCLNNYAYLDATFLAERLLAEVDSDEALHLVATSYYRSGKPGRAYSVLRARGTRTPQLRFLMARCCFDLCKLEEAETVLTGGSVLYPKTVDELTTEYGDLACFALQLLGVICARTERLARAVEAFRRSLKLNPFLWQSFVALCDQGDKTDPTKVFRMDGLESFSNCHGNTVLTLMNSAPPLGGGGGGITDPILTTTTTTTALSSVSVNSQQEPITQTPTLAPTHPTSTPNNLLPVVHTPSLALTTPSPLNTPVAVTITPTPDRAPGMGGDAGDGILQAPKKKKLVRVRSVMGGTVSLSPLSPSFGVLPLDAGTPVCEEHPALLNTSVAFLTSSPLSLSQLDTEPNAKIPTPLSKRILCRKTKDSPLVLNKPAVFAPAGNNSNFQSPPSGQPNPNVRRSSRLFGNSNSVKENNKSPARKTKTRSPKSQSSLSELNEKNKSENQDIISTTDKPYPEKPPSPQSLAQQAFAIQKQSAEGLMALLRDMGTAYQQLAQYNCERVIELLSALPTQHYRTGWVLSHIGKAYFEMNDYQQAVKFFSEVRECEPHRLHLMEYYSTALWHQQKEVQLSALAQDLVEEDRECPQAWCATGNCFSLQKEHEAAIKFFSRAIQVDPNFAYAYTLLGHEHIATEELDNALSCYRSAIRVDPRHYNAWYGIGLVLFKQERFAQAEFHFRKALSIHPHSSVLMCHVAVVEHALQKSSAALATLNRALAVDPRNPLCKYHRASILHATDRHQEALAELNHLREIVPKESNVYFLLGKVHKKLGQTHLALMNFSWAMDLDPKGANNQFKEAIDPAINRFPVDDDDTTNNNPHDNGSEGCSLAPAEPSQESLILEPQQIPNAESLSDDSL; encoded by the exons ATGCTGGTCCAGGAGCCGCTGCAG GCAGCAGTGTGGCATTGCTTGAACAACTATGCCTACTTGGACGCCACCTTCCTTGCCGAGAGACTTCTGGCCGAGg TGGATTCAGATGAGGCTCTACACCTGGTGGCCACTTCGTACTACCGCTCAGGGAAGCCAGGTCGCGCCTACTCAGTGCTGCGGGCAAGAGGCACCCGCACCCCTCAGCTCAGGTTCCTTATGGCAAGATGTTGCTTCGACCTCTGCAA ACTGGAGGAGGCAGAGACGGTGCTTACGGGAGGCAGCGTCCTCTACCCCAAGACTGTGGACGAGCTGACAACAGAGTATGGGGACCTGGCCTGCTTCGCGCTGCAGCTGCTGGGTGTGATCTGCGCCCGCACCGAACGGCTGGCCAGGGCAGTGGAGGCTTTCCGCAGGTCCCTGAAGCTGAATCCCTTCCTGTGGCAGTCCTTTGTGGCGCTGTGTGACCAGGGGGACAAGACAGACCCCACCAAG gtgttCCGAATGGATGGCCTGGAGAGCTTCAGCAATTGCCACGGTAACACGGTGCTCACCCTGATGAACAGCGCCCCCCCACTtggcggaggcggcggaggcATCACCGACCCCatcctcaccactaccaccaccaccaccgcactcAGCAGCGTGTCTGTGAACAGCCAGCAGGAGCCCATCACACAGACCCCAACCCTTGCCCCCACACACCCCACCTCCACCCCAAACAACCTCCTTCCTGTCGTCCACACCCCGTCCCTCGCCCTCACCACCCCATCCCCCCTCAACACCCCAGTGGCTGTCACCATCACCCCCACGCCAGACCGCGCCCCTGGGATGGGAGGTGATGCGGGGGATGGAATCCTTCAGGCccctaagaagaagaagctggTGAGGGTGCGCAGTGTGATGGGTGGCACTGTCAGTCTGAGCCCCCTGTCGCCAAGTTTTGGTGTCCTGCCCCTGGATGCCGGCACGCCAGTCTGTGAGGAGCACCCAGCCCTCTTAAACACCTCCGTGGCCTTCCTCACGTCCTCCCCGCTCTCCCTGTCACAGCTGGATACAGAGCCTAACGCCAAGATCCCCACACCACTTAGTAAAAGG ATACTGTGCCGAAAGACGAAGGACTCGCCCCTGGTGCTCAACAAGCCAGCAGTGTTTGCCCCGGCAGGAAATAACAGCAATTTCCAGAGTCCTCCCAGCGGCCAGCCCAACCCCAATGTCCGCCGGTCCTCTCGTCTCTTTGGCAACAGTAATTCCGTCAAG GAGAACAACAAGTCCCCCGCCAGGAAGACCAAAACGAGGTCACCCAAGAGCCAATCCAGTCTGTCGGAGCTCAATGAGAAGAACAAGAGTGAGAACCAGGACATTATATCCACCACCGACAAGCCGTACCCTGAGAAACCTCCCTCCCCGCAGAGCCTTGCCCAGCAGGCCTTTGCCATCCAGAAGCAGTCGGCAG AGGGGCTGATGGCACTGCTGAGGGACATGGGAACAGCATACCAGCAGCTAGCCCAGTACAATTGTGAGAGGGTCATTGAGCTGCTGAGTGCCCTGCCCACACAGCACTACCGCACGGGCTGGGTCCTCTCACACATCGGAAAGGCCTATTTTGAGATGAATGATTACCAGCAAGCTGTCAA gttCTTCAGCGAGGTGCGTGAGTGTGAGCCACATCGCCTGCACCTTATGGAGTACTACAGCACTGCACTCTGGCACCAACAGAAGGAGGTTCAGCTCTCTGCCCttgcccag GACCTTGTGGAGGAGGACCGTGAGTGCCCCCAAGCCTGGTGTGCCACAGGGAACTGCTTCTCCCTCCAGAAGGAACACGAGGCAGCCATCAAGTTCTTCTCCAGGGCCATACAG GTGGATCCTAACTTTGCATATGCGTACACCTTGCTGGGTCATGAGCACATAGCCACGGAGGAGCTGGACAATGCCCTCAGCTGCTACCGGAGTGCCATCAGGGTAGACCCACGCCACTACAATGCTTG GTACGGCATTGGTCTGGTGCTGTTCAAACAGGAGCGGTTTGCTCAAGCAGAATTCCACTTCAGGAAAGCACTGAGCATCCACCCACACAGCTCAGTACTCATGTGTCACGTTGCTGTG GTGGAGCACGCCCTTCAGAAAAGCAGTGCTGCCCTGGCCACTCTGAACCGGGCCCTGGCGGTGGACCCTCGCAACCCTCTGTGTAAATACCACCGTGCCTCAATCCTGCACGCCACTGACCGTCACCAGGAGGCCCTGGCCGAGCTCAACCACCTGCGGGAGATTGTGCCCAAGGAGTCCAATGTGTACTTCCTGctgggaaag GTCCACAAGAAGTTGGGGCAGACTCACTTGGCTCTTATGAACTTCTCATGGGCCATGGATCTTGACCCCAAGGGTGCCAACAACCAGTTCAAGGAAGCCATTGACCCTGCCATCAACCGTTTCCCCGTCGATGACGACGACACCACGAACAACAACCCACACGACAATG GCAGTGAAGGTTGCTCCCTGGCACCAGCTGAGCCCTCCCAGGAGTCCTTGATCCTTGAGCCGCAGCAAATACCCAATGCCGAGAGCCTCAGTGATGATAGCCTATAA
- the LOC135094862 gene encoding golgin subfamily A member 6-like protein 7, which produces MEMKNEEQEGGGTMVPDPRPSQLDQSQHAPNTEEGEREALSHYEGEDVLRTAHHEEEAGQASHHKGQEHVTEQETYQSGEVLQSARRRRVYSEESEEDQAIISYIVSQDMYQAVGEVELWVKMERHLDNTLPRAGRSWKGLRERFRRSILPLLESFTEHGLNPARVKEMKENFETVVNEEQEEARGEGAAATPLPPTTSSETVGEESEGKEGKKSSHNSQQAEKYASEIPVGANKVQEDQAPLEEDLNPLENAEEYWIPQGLQKAWLSDRENQMPQASLEENQMPQEEEQMPQEEEQMPQEENQMPQEENQMPQEEDQMPQEEDQMQQEEDQMPQEENQMPQEEDQMPQEENQMPQEENQMPQEENQMPQEENQMPQEEDQMSQEDLEEDQSSEEGQQNEWRIFLGTWLRNIEEPISDDENSPQDLEIYRHYCYHYKMEWEE; this is translated from the exons AtggagatgaaaaatgaagaacaggaaggaggagggacgatGGTGCCTGACCCACGCCCTTCACAGCTTGACCAG tCTCAACACGCCCCAAACAcggaggagggtgagagagaggccctGTCACATTACGAGGGAGAGGATGTGTTACGTACTGCACATCACGAAGAGGAGGCAGGGCAGGCATCACATCACAAGGGACAGGAACATGTGACAGAACAAGAAACATACCAGTCTGGGGAGGTGCTGCAAagtgccag GAGGAGGCGGGTGTACAGTGAGGAGTCAGAGGAGGACCAGGCCATCATCAGCTATATTGTGAGCCAAGATATGTACCAGGCAGTCGGAGAAGTAGAGCTGTGGGTGAAAATGGAAAGACACCTTGATAATA ccCTACCCCGTGCAGGACGCTCGTGGAAAGGCCTGCGGGAGCGGTTTAGGAGGAGCATCCTGCCCCTCCTGGAATCCTTCACTGAGCATGGCCTGAATCCTGCCagggtgaaggaaatgaaggaaaattttgaAACAGTGGTGAATG aggagcaggaggaggccaGGGGTGAGGGGGCAGCTGCTACACCCCTGCCACCCACCACCAGCTCCGAGACAGTTGGggaagaaagtgaggggaaagaaggaaagaagagctcCCACAATTCTCAACAGGCTGAAAAATATGCATCTGAAATTCCTGTAGGGGCAAATAAGGTGCAGGAAGATCAAGCCCCACTGGAAGAGGATTTGAATCCACTTGAAAATGCAGAAGAGTATTGGATTCCACAGGGTCTGCAAAAGGCTTGGTTGTCAGATAGAGAGAATCAGATGCCACAAGCAAGTCTGGAAGAGAATCAGAtgccacaagaagaagaacagatgccacaagaagaagaacagatgCCACAAGAAGAGAATCAGATGCCACAAGAAGAGAATCAGATGCCACAAGAAGAGGATCAGATGCCACAAGAAGAGGATCAGATGCAACAAGAAGAGGATCAGATGCCACAAGAAGAGAATCAGATGCCACAAGAAGAGGATCAGATGCCACAAGAAGAGAATCAGATGCCACAAGAAGAGAATCAGATGCCACAAGAAGAGAATCAGATGCCACAAGAAGAGAATCAGATGCCACAAGAAGAGGATCAGATGTCACAAGAGGACCTGGAAGAAGATCAGTCATCAGAAGAGGGCCAGCAAAACGAATGGAGGATTTTCTTGGGTACTTGGTTACGAAATATAGAGGAGCCGATATCAGACGATGAGAATTCGCCACAAGACCTAGAAATTTATCGTCATTATTGCTACCATTATAAGATGGAATGGGAAG AGTGA